Proteins encoded together in one Mycobacterium sp. MS1601 window:
- a CDS encoding bifunctional diguanylate cyclase/phosphodiesterase, protein MQADGGAGHAAWGDADIPVDLVRALLGVLRTRLGLDTAWLASFRDDMQVFEVIDGDAEVLGLTAGVRSSLADTCYVRVIDNHPTPSYPITRELGLGTYVGVPVPGPDGLPVGTLCAASASARPELADVDMRILKHTAELVGALIEPPVPGPDSSAQQRRAIRNVVDQRDFDVVFQSVHDVASGKVMGVEALARFPCEPFRPDAFFAQASQLGLGIQLETAIVARVMDLVPCLPDDVFVAVNISPAAAQQAPWTELLTGVDPSRIVLEITEHDAVDDYGALDEVLEACRARGMRVAVDDVGAGFSSFTHVLELEPDFVKIDHSITHNIDGDDARRRLAQAIAEFAGQIGAVVVAEGVETQRELDAVGAAGIDYAQGYHLSRPKPYQSGFPVASATAAPMAPLPAAVDLMGERRFELALAHSPIGMAVVGLDGTFLRTNRALRSILGYGRRALTDLTFQKITHPDDLNSDLALVADCLAGRRRSFRMDKRYIAADGRTVWCTLTAVLVRGPHDEPHCFVSQIVDVTAERMREADLARRAATDQLTAIANRAAGWSRLEELAADDGGYGILSCDIERFKSVNDLRGHHAGDQFLVAVAERILRAIGPEDMVARWGGDEFLVITSTVDVDKLNRLAHTIAEHTSRTPITLADGSELPVTLTVGVDAHQPGDGRTIDSVLERADHDMYRQRRNGRSHHDGGARLSDTHPGHGMPSADQ, encoded by the coding sequence ATGCAGGCTGACGGGGGGGCTGGGCACGCCGCTTGGGGTGACGCCGACATTCCCGTCGACCTGGTGCGGGCATTGCTGGGCGTGCTGCGGACCCGGTTGGGGCTCGACACCGCCTGGCTCGCGTCGTTCCGTGACGACATGCAGGTCTTCGAGGTCATCGACGGCGACGCCGAAGTGTTGGGCCTGACCGCGGGCGTGCGTTCGTCACTGGCCGACACCTGTTACGTCCGTGTGATCGACAACCACCCCACGCCGAGCTATCCGATCACCCGTGAGTTGGGACTCGGCACCTACGTGGGGGTGCCGGTGCCGGGACCTGATGGTCTGCCGGTGGGGACACTGTGCGCGGCGAGCGCAAGCGCCAGACCGGAACTCGCCGATGTCGACATGAGGATTCTGAAACACACAGCTGAGCTTGTCGGGGCGCTGATCGAGCCGCCGGTGCCCGGTCCCGACTCCTCGGCACAGCAGCGCAGGGCGATCCGCAATGTGGTCGATCAGCGCGACTTTGACGTGGTGTTCCAATCGGTCCACGACGTCGCCTCCGGCAAGGTGATGGGCGTCGAGGCGCTGGCCCGCTTTCCGTGCGAGCCGTTTCGACCGGACGCGTTTTTTGCGCAGGCCTCGCAATTGGGGCTGGGGATCCAACTGGAGACGGCGATCGTCGCGCGGGTGATGGATCTGGTGCCCTGCCTGCCCGACGATGTGTTCGTCGCGGTGAACATCTCTCCGGCGGCGGCGCAGCAGGCGCCGTGGACCGAGCTCCTCACCGGCGTCGACCCGTCGCGCATTGTCCTGGAGATCACCGAACATGACGCGGTCGACGACTACGGAGCACTCGACGAGGTGCTGGAGGCGTGCCGGGCGCGGGGCATGCGGGTTGCCGTCGACGACGTGGGCGCCGGATTCTCGTCCTTCACCCATGTGCTGGAGCTGGAGCCGGATTTTGTCAAGATCGACCATTCGATCACCCACAACATCGACGGCGACGACGCCCGGCGAAGGCTGGCGCAGGCCATCGCCGAGTTCGCCGGTCAGATCGGTGCCGTGGTCGTCGCCGAAGGTGTGGAGACGCAGCGGGAACTGGACGCGGTGGGTGCGGCCGGGATCGACTACGCGCAGGGCTATCACCTGAGCCGACCCAAACCGTATCAATCCGGGTTTCCCGTGGCGAGTGCCACCGCCGCTCCCATGGCCCCCTTGCCCGCTGCCGTGGACCTGATGGGTGAGCGGCGATTCGAGTTGGCGTTGGCGCACTCGCCGATCGGGATGGCCGTCGTGGGCCTGGACGGCACGTTTCTGCGCACCAACCGGGCACTGCGTTCGATTCTCGGGTACGGACGGCGGGCCCTGACGGACCTGACCTTCCAGAAGATCACCCATCCCGATGATCTGAACTCGGACCTGGCGCTGGTGGCCGATTGCCTTGCCGGACGGAGGCGTTCATTCCGGATGGACAAGCGCTACATTGCCGCCGACGGGCGCACGGTGTGGTGCACGTTGACCGCTGTGTTGGTGCGCGGACCTCACGATGAGCCGCACTGCTTCGTCTCGCAGATCGTGGACGTGACCGCCGAGCGTATGCGCGAGGCCGATCTCGCCCGTCGCGCCGCCACCGATCAGCTGACCGCGATCGCCAATCGGGCTGCGGGATGGAGTCGGCTGGAAGAACTGGCTGCCGACGACGGCGGTTACGGGATCCTGTCCTGCGACATCGAGCGGTTCAAGTCGGTGAACGATCTGCGCGGCCATCACGCGGGTGACCAGTTCCTGGTCGCGGTGGCCGAGCGGATTCTGAGGGCCATCGGGCCCGAGGACATGGTGGCACGGTGGGGTGGCGACGAATTCCTGGTCATCACAAGCACTGTCGACGTCGACAAGCTGAACCGCTTGGCGCACACCATCGCCGAGCACACCAGTCGGACACCGATCACGCTGGCCGACGGAAGCGAGCTGCCGGTGACGTTGACCGTAGGCGTGGATGCGCATCAGCCCGGGGACGGCCGCACCATAGACAGTGTGCTCGAACGCGCGGACCACGACATGTACCGGCAGCGGCGCAACGGGCGCTCACACCACGACGGCGGCGCCCGCCTCAGCGACACCCACCCCGGTCACGGAATGCCAAGCGCGGACCAGTAA
- the serB gene encoding phosphoserine phosphatase SerB translates to MSRGFSVPKASVLITVTGSDQPGVTSALFEVLSRHKVELLNVEQVVIRGRLTLGVLVSGPPAVLLGGHDFHSEVRAAIHGVGLEVSIERSDTLPIIREPSTHSIVVLGRPITAQAFGVLAREAAKLGVNIDFIRGVSDYPVTGLELRVSVPLGVGGELQAALAAVAVEQGIDVALEDYSLSRRAKRLIVFDVDSTLIQGEVIEMLAARAGAEAKVAQITEAAMRGELDFAESLRERVATLKGLPASVLDEVAEQLELTPGARTTLRTLRRLGFHCGVVSGGFRQVIDPLAHELELDYVAANELEVVDGLLTGRVVGQIVDRAGKAKALRDFAHQVNVPMDQTVAVGDGANDIDMLAAAGLGVAFNAKPALREVADASLSHPYLDTVLFILGVTRGEIEAADAVDGLGRRVDIPSE, encoded by the coding sequence ATGTCACGGGGGTTTAGTGTGCCCAAGGCGTCGGTGCTCATCACCGTCACCGGATCAGATCAACCTGGTGTCACCTCGGCACTGTTCGAGGTGCTGTCCCGACACAAGGTCGAACTGCTCAACGTCGAACAGGTGGTCATCCGCGGACGACTGACCCTCGGCGTGCTGGTGTCCGGTCCACCCGCGGTGCTGCTGGGTGGTCACGACTTCCACAGTGAGGTCCGCGCCGCCATCCACGGTGTCGGCCTGGAGGTCTCGATCGAGCGCAGTGACACCCTGCCGATCATTCGGGAGCCGTCCACACACTCGATCGTGGTGCTGGGGCGGCCCATCACCGCGCAGGCGTTCGGGGTGCTGGCCCGTGAGGCGGCCAAGCTGGGCGTCAACATCGACTTCATCCGCGGGGTGTCGGACTACCCGGTCACCGGTCTGGAGCTTCGGGTATCGGTGCCGCTCGGGGTCGGTGGTGAACTGCAGGCGGCCCTGGCGGCGGTCGCGGTGGAGCAGGGTATCGACGTCGCGCTCGAGGATTACAGCCTGAGTCGCCGGGCCAAGCGACTGATCGTCTTCGATGTCGACTCCACCCTGATCCAGGGCGAGGTCATCGAGATGCTGGCCGCCCGGGCCGGCGCCGAGGCCAAGGTCGCACAGATCACCGAGGCGGCCATGCGCGGCGAGCTGGATTTCGCCGAGTCGCTGCGCGAACGGGTGGCGACGCTGAAAGGGTTGCCCGCCAGTGTGCTCGACGAGGTGGCTGAGCAGTTGGAGCTCACCCCCGGTGCCCGCACCACGCTCAGAACGCTGCGCCGGCTCGGATTCCACTGCGGGGTGGTGTCTGGCGGTTTCCGGCAAGTGATCGATCCTCTGGCGCACGAGCTCGAATTGGACTACGTGGCCGCCAACGAACTCGAGGTCGTCGACGGACTGCTGACCGGCCGCGTGGTGGGCCAGATCGTCGACCGAGCCGGTAAAGCCAAGGCACTGCGCGATTTCGCGCATCAGGTCAATGTGCCGATGGATCAAACCGTCGCCGTCGGTGACGGCGCCAACGACATCGACATGCTGGCCGCAGCGGGCCTGGGGGTGGCGTTCAACGCCAAACCCGCGCTGCGCGAAGTCGCCGACGCGTCGCTGAGCCACCCTTACCTGGACACGGTGCTGTTCATTCTCGGCGTGACGCGCGGCGAGATCGAGGCGGCCGACGCGGTGGACGGCCTGGGTCGCCGGGTGGACATCCCGTCGGAGTGA